In Vespa velutina chromosome 1, iVesVel2.1, whole genome shotgun sequence, the following proteins share a genomic window:
- the LOC124954359 gene encoding ankyrin repeat domain-containing protein 49-like, producing the protein MSSEDENDELTDLEKIRDTMLSQPRCDRMQVSAWEDDDDGVEVERNAKEPDEKAILSAAENGDIEKIRKLLIKDLNLLECTDKDGYTPLHRACYGNHVEIVEYLLKMGAKIDTKTMDEWQPLHSACCWNNVECAAILIANGADVNAKSKGDQTPLHLVSASSHNSPALQLLLLNPDVDHLIINSSGDTPEQVARRTGKYYPMFEIIEPCLNEI; encoded by the exons atgtcttctgaagatgaaaatgacgaattaacagatttagaaaaaatacgCGATACAATGTTAAGTCAACCGCGTTGTGATCGTATGCAAGTTAGTGCTTGggaagacgacgatgatggAGTAGAAGTTGAGCGCAATGCAAAAG AGCCGGATGAAAAAGCGATTCTAAGTGCTGCTGAAAATggtgatatagaaaaaattagaaaattattgattaaagaTCTCAACTTATTGGAATGCACGGATAAAGATGGATATACACCTCTTCATAGAGCATGTTATGGAAATCATGTGGAAATTGTTgag tatttgcTTAAAATGGGAGCGAAAATAGATACAAAGACTATGGACGAGTGGCAACCATTACATTCTGCTTGTTGTTGGAATAATGTAGAATGTGCTGCCATTCTAATTGCTAATGGAGCAGATGTAAATGCAAAAAGTAAAGGAGATCAAACTCCTTTACATTTAGTATCAGCAAGTTCTCATAATTCTCCTGCTTTAcagcttcttcttttaaatccTGATGTAGATCActtgataataaattcaagTGGTGATACACCAGAGCAAGTTGCTAGAAGAACTGGTAAATATTATCCTAtgtttgaaataattgaaccttgtttaaatgaaatttaa